The Staphylococcus sp. 17KM0847 DNA segment CGTCTGGATCATTTTATGGGGGCGATGCAATTGTTAAAAACGCCTGCCTATCAAACACATCATGTAAAGCTGATCGATTGTCAAAATGAGATTACGTTGCTAACAGCAGGAGAGCATCAAATGAATCATGACAAACAGTACACATATATTTCGTTTATGCCTGCGTCGGATGAAGTCGTCATCTCACTGACAGGATTTAAATACAATCTTGAACGGAAAGTACTGTCGACAGGAACGACGTTAACCGTTTCTAATGAATTTGTTCAACAAACAGGACATATTCATATCCACAAAGGTATGGTTTATCAAATGCGTAGTCGAGATTATATATAAATAGGCATAAAAAAACGAGACTTCCACATATAGTCTCGTTTTTATAATTAACTTTAATTAAATTATACGCGTGTAACTTTACCTGATTTTAAAGCACGAGTAGAAACCCAAACTTTTTTAGGTTTACCATCAACAAGGATTCTCACTTTTTGTAAGTTCGCATTCCAACGGCGTTTCGTTGAGTTTAATGCATGAGAACGTCTGTTGCCTGTTGAAGCTTTACGTCCTGTTACGAAACATTCTTTACCCATCATCGTACCTCCTTTAAGAAATACAAATACACTTTGCTACTACATACTAAGGTAATATACCATAATCATAGGGTCTGTGCAATAAAAAGCATAACATATTTTATAAATTACTTTGTGCATACGTCAGTTTCTGT contains these protein-coding regions:
- a CDS encoding thiamine diphosphokinase, with product MSVQKIHLLCSERHLPEQVFEKYHDAVWAGVDRGTLILLEHDIQPVFAVGDFDSVSEAAREWIANKMPIDPVPAEKADTDLALAIEQAIDRGYQDICIYGATGGRLDHFMGAMQLLKTPAYQTHHVKLIDCQNEITLLTAGEHQMNHDKQYTYISFMPASDEVVISLTGFKYNLERKVLSTGTTLTVSNEFVQQTGHIHIHKGMVYQMRSRDYI
- the rpmB gene encoding 50S ribosomal protein L28; the protein is MGKECFVTGRKASTGNRRSHALNSTKRRWNANLQKVRILVDGKPKKVWVSTRALKSGKVTRV